In Lactococcus garvieae subsp. garvieae, the following proteins share a genomic window:
- a CDS encoding alpha/beta hydrolase produces the protein MKKRKKKIFALWTISIISLLLLVDLGVTYYFYSVAYVRNDAPVGQVQASSKNYPLVTQFDKLNKKTLTMENGGLKLKAWYIPAEHKTNKTVIVVHGFRQNKEAMRQYGQLFHELGYNVLMPDNRAAGASEGQLITYGYYDKKDVIAWSKKLTQENPESRITLFGLSMGAATVMMASSETELPDSVNSIIEDCGYTDVWSEITYQAKSTYNIPPFPLVYSLSAMNKVRQGWFLKEASATQALSQNDRPILLIHGDSDTYVPTSMLKENYQAVKAGTPKEMLLIKGAAHAKAFETNPQLYRQSVEKFLKNYNG, from the coding sequence ATGAAAAAACGTAAAAAGAAAATTTTCGCTTTATGGACAATTAGTATCATAAGCCTTTTGTTGCTCGTTGATTTAGGGGTTACTTATTATTTCTACTCTGTTGCTTATGTCCGAAATGATGCGCCCGTGGGCCAAGTTCAAGCATCAAGTAAAAATTATCCTCTTGTCACACAATTTGATAAGTTGAATAAAAAAACGCTTACCATGGAAAATGGTGGCTTAAAACTCAAGGCTTGGTATATTCCAGCGGAACATAAAACAAATAAAACAGTTATTGTTGTCCACGGTTTCCGCCAAAATAAAGAAGCGATGCGCCAATATGGGCAACTCTTCCATGAGTTAGGCTATAATGTGCTTATGCCTGACAATCGTGCTGCTGGAGCCTCAGAAGGTCAGCTCATTACTTATGGTTACTACGATAAAAAAGACGTGATTGCCTGGTCAAAAAAATTAACACAAGAAAATCCTGAAAGCCGTATTACTTTATTTGGACTTTCTATGGGAGCCGCAACGGTTATGATGGCTTCGAGTGAAACAGAATTACCTGACTCTGTAAACAGTATTATTGAAGATTGTGGATATACTGATGTCTGGTCAGAAATCACCTATCAAGCCAAATCCACCTACAATATTCCCCCATTTCCCCTTGTCTATAGTTTATCCGCTATGAATAAAGTGCGTCAAGGTTGGTTTTTAAAAGAAGCAAGTGCGACACAAGCGCTCTCTCAAAACGATCGCCCGATTCTCCTTATTCACGGCGATTCAGACACTTATGTGCCTACATCAATGCTTAAGGAAAACTACCAAGCGGTCAAGGCAGGAACACCAAAGGAAATGCTTTTAATTAAAGGTGCTGCACATGCCAAGGCCTTTGAGACAAATCCTCAACTCTACCGTCAATCTGTTGAAAAATTCTTGAAAAACTATAACGGTTAA
- a CDS encoding YbaB/EbfC family nucleoid-associated protein: MMNMQNMMKQAQKLQKQMQASQEEIANTTFLGKAAQDLVVAEFSGDRKLTSLTIKSDVIDPEDPETLQDLVADAVNDALTQIEKTTEQKLSKFSKGLPF; encoded by the coding sequence ATGATGAATATGCAAAACATGATGAAGCAAGCACAAAAATTGCAAAAACAAATGCAAGCTTCACAAGAAGAAATTGCCAATACTACTTTTTTGGGTAAAGCAGCACAAGATTTAGTCGTCGCTGAATTTTCTGGTGATCGTAAATTGACAAGCTTAACGATCAAGAGTGATGTGATTGACCCTGAAGATCCTGAAACATTGCAAGATTTAGTTGCAGATGCTGTAAATGATGCGCTCACTCAAATCGAAAAAACAACTGAACAAAAACTAAGCAAGTTCTCTAAAGGACTTCCCTTCTAA
- a CDS encoding YidC/Oxa1 family membrane protein insertase: protein MKKKITLLSMASASLLLLAACGRSEVTQHSTNFWEQIVYGFAQVIRFLSFGGMTAVGIILFTLIIRAALLPLMNIQIKSSQKMQEIQPEIKKIQAQYPGKDVDSRRKVQEETQELYAKNKVNPYAGCLPLLVQMPILWALYQALTRVDFLKHGTFLWFNIGDKDPTFILPILAALFTFASSWLTMKSAPEKNAMTSTMTFAMPVMIFVFAINVASGVALYWVVSNGFQVLQTLLIANPFKIIAAREAKAQAEKDKVKAREKALKKALKNKK, encoded by the coding sequence TTGAAAAAGAAAATAACTTTGCTTTCGATGGCAAGTGCTTCTTTACTCTTATTGGCTGCCTGTGGACGTTCTGAGGTTACACAACATTCAACAAACTTTTGGGAACAGATAGTTTATGGATTTGCTCAGGTTATTCGTTTCTTGTCATTTGGTGGTATGACAGCTGTTGGTATTATTTTATTTACCTTGATTATTCGTGCGGCACTTTTGCCTTTGATGAATATTCAAATCAAGTCTAGCCAAAAAATGCAGGAAATTCAGCCTGAAATAAAAAAAATACAAGCGCAATATCCAGGTAAAGACGTGGATTCGCGTCGTAAAGTTCAAGAAGAAACACAAGAACTTTACGCTAAAAACAAGGTTAACCCTTATGCAGGGTGTCTACCACTCTTAGTGCAAATGCCAATATTATGGGCTTTGTACCAAGCTTTGACACGTGTAGATTTCTTAAAGCACGGAACTTTCCTCTGGTTTAATATCGGGGATAAAGATCCAACATTTATCTTGCCAATTTTGGCAGCACTTTTTACATTTGCGAGCTCATGGTTGACAATGAAATCAGCACCTGAGAAAAATGCAATGACAAGTACGATGACATTTGCGATGCCAGTAATGATTTTTGTTTTCGCAATCAATGTCGCAAGCGGTGTTGCTCTTTACTGGGTGGTGTCAAATGGTTTCCAAGTCTTACAAACTTTGCTTATTGCCAATCCCTTCAAAATAATTGCAGCGCGTGAAGCTAAAGCCCAAGCGGAAAAGGATAAAGTAAAAGCACGTGAGAAGGCATTAAAGAAGGCTTTGAAAAATAAAAAGTAA
- the rnpA gene encoding ribonuclease P protein component: MGESGLAIKKTYRVKRSKDFEQIFLAKNSFANKKFVVYKLDTEQQHFRTGISVSKKIGNAVTRNRVKRLIRHAVAEFSSHLEDEDFVVIARPGVEKLSFEEVRKNLKHVLKLSKIYKDGEKN; the protein is encoded by the coding sequence ATGGGAGAGAGTGGCTTGGCTATAAAAAAGACCTATCGTGTAAAACGCTCGAAAGACTTTGAACAAATATTTTTAGCGAAAAATAGCTTTGCCAATAAGAAATTTGTTGTATATAAACTCGATACTGAGCAACAGCATTTTCGTACAGGGATTTCAGTAAGTAAAAAGATTGGAAATGCGGTCACACGAAATCGTGTGAAGCGGCTCATTAGACATGCAGTTGCAGAGTTTTCTTCTCATTTAGAAGATGAAGATTTTGTGGTTATTGCACGTCCAGGAGTCGAAAAACTCAGTTTTGAGGAAGTAAGAAAAAATCTCAAGCATGTATTGAAATTGTCTAAAATTTATAAAGATGGAGAAAAGAATTGA